The following proteins come from a genomic window of Ailuropoda melanoleuca isolate Jingjing chromosome 2, ASM200744v2, whole genome shotgun sequence:
- the UTP11 gene encoding probable U3 small nucleolar RNA-associated protein 11: MAAAFRKAAKSRQREHRERSQPGFRKHLGLLEKKKDYKLRADDYRKKQEYLRALRKKALEKNPDEFYYKMTRVKLQDGVHVIKETREEVTPEQLKLMRTQDVKYIEMKRVAEAKKIERLKSELHLLDFEGKQQNKHVFFFDTKKEVEQFDVATHLRTAPELVDRVFNRPTIETLQKEKVKGVTQQTRLKRIAKERQKQYNCLTQRIEREKKLFVIAQKIQTRKDLLDKTQKVKVKKQTVNSPAIYKFQSRRKR; this comes from the exons CCCGGCTTTCGAAAACATCTGGGCCtgttggagaaaaagaaagattacaaACTTCGTGCAGA TGACTACCGGAAAAAGCAGGAATACCTCAGAGCTCTCCGGAAGAAGGCTcttgaaaaaaatccagatgAATTCTACTATAAAATGACTCGGGTTAAACTCCAG GATGGAGTTCATGTTATTAAGGAGACTAGGGAAGAAGTAACTCCAGAACAACTGAAACTGATGAGAACCCAGGATgtcaaatacatagaaatgaaaagGGTTGCAGAAGCTAAG aaaattgaaagactaaaatCAGAGCTCCATCTGCTGGATTTCGAGGGGAAGCAGCAGAATAAGCATGTGTTTTTTTTTGACACCAAAAAGGAAG TTGAGCAGTTTGATGTTGCCACTCACCTGCGAACAGCCCCGGAACTAGTTGACAGAGTCTTTAACAGACCCACAATAGAGACCTTGcagaaggagaaagtgaagggGGTTACCCAGCAGACTCGATTGAAG CGGATAGCTAAAGAAAGGCAAAAGCAGTATAACTGCCTGACACAGCGGATTGAACGCGAGAAGAAATTGTTCGTTATTGCACAGAAAATTCAAACACGCAAAGATCTTCTG GACAAAACTCAGAAGGTGAAGGTGAAAAAACAAACAGTGAACTCCCCAGCTATTTACAAATTCCAGAGTCGTCGAAAACGTTGA